The following nucleotide sequence is from Deltaproteobacteria bacterium.
CAGGTTCTCATCGATCACCGCTCCAAAGATGATATTGGCATCTTCGTGGGCTTCTTCCTGAACGAGGGTAGATGCCTCGTTTACCTCATAGAGGGTCAGGTCCGGCCCTCCGGTAATATTGATCAAGATGCCCCGTGCTCCAGCGATGGTGATGTCTTCCAAGAGGGGGCTGGAGATGGCCCGCTGGGCGGCTTCGATGGCACGATTCTCCCCGCTCGCTGCTCCCGTCCCCATCAAGGCCAGGCCCATTTCAGACATGACCGTGCGCACATCGGCAAAATCCAAGTTTATCAACCCGTGGACCGTAATGAGGTCCGATATTCCTTTGACCGCCTGCAAGAGAACTTCATCCGCCTTGCGGAATGTTTCCAGCAAGCACATATCCCGTCCGGCAATATTCAACAATCGCTGGTTGGGAATGATAATTAACGTATCCACATATTTGCGCAATTCCTTCAAACCTTCTTCTGCCTGCCGTTGCCTTTTTCTGCCTTCGAACAGGAACGGCTTGGTGACCACCGCTACCGTGAGCGCCCCTGCCTCTTTGGCGATGGAGGCGAGAATCGGTCCCCCGCCTGTTCCCGTGCCCCCCCCTAAGCCGGCGGTGATGAAGACCATGTCGGCACCGGTCAGGATCTCCCGGATTCGGTCTCTATCCTCTAAAGTAGCATTTTTGCCGATCTCCGGGTTGGCCCCTGCCCCTAAACCCTTGGTCAACTTCGCTCCCAATTGAATTTTCATAGGCGCGTGGCATGCAGCCAAAGCCTGAGCATCGGTGTTGGCTCCGATGAATTCCACCCCGTTTAAGTTGGATTGGATCATGGTGTTGACGGCGTTGCACCCTCCGCCACCGATGCCCACCACCTTCAAGTTGGCCCCAATATTCTTGCTTTCTTCCAGTTCAAACATCCCCCCACCTCCTTAAAAAAATAGAAACTGAATAAGGTTTCAAGGATTCGAGGGTCCAAGGGTTCCAGAGTCTTTTTTTTCACTTGACCCCGAGAATCCTTGACCCCTTGAACCCTTCTCAAAAAAAATCACTGAACCAGCGTTTCATGCGCTGGGCTACTTTTCCAAAAAAATTGCGGTCGCTGCTTTTGAAACGTCCTTCGGAACGATGGCGTCTGCCATATAAAACCAGACCCACGCCGGCCGCATACATGGGATTATTCACTACATCCATCAGTCCACCGATTCCCGACGGATATCCCCGGCGAACCGGGAGGTTAAAAATCTGTTCAACGAGTTCCGGCAATCCTTCCAAGGAGGCCGTTCCTCCCGTGAGCACCACCCCTGAGGGAATGAGGTTTTCATACCCAGACTTGAGGATTTCCCGGTGGACCAGGGTAAAAATTTCCTCCATCCTCGGCTCGATGATTTCGGCCAAAATCTGCCTGGAAAGCACTCGTGCCCGCCTGCCCCCCACGCTGGGGACTTCGATCATTTCCTCCTTTTTCACCATGGAAGTCAGAGCGCAACCATACTTTATTTTGATCTTTTCTGACTCCACCAGCGGCGTCCGTAGGCCCACGGCGATGTCATTGGTCAAGTGGTTGCCTCCCAGCCCGAAAACGGCGGTCTGCCGGACCGCTCCTTGGGAAAAAACAACCAAATCCGTGGTCCCCCCGCCAATGTCCGCCAGAGCGACCCCCAGCTCTTTTTCATCCGGAATCAGTACCGCATCGCTGGCGGCCAACTGTTCCAAGACAATGTCATTGACTTCCAGACCCGTCCGGTTGCAGCAACGAATGATATTTTGAGCCGAGGTCACAGCGCCGGTGACGATGTGCACCTTGGCTTCCAAACGCACGCCGGACATCCCCAAGGGTTCCATAATTCCATCCTGTTCGTCCACGATGAACTCCTGGGGAAGAACGTGGATGATTTCTCGATCCATGGGAATGGCCACGGCCCGGGCCGCGTCGATGACCCGCTTCATATCGCTTTCCGAAACTTCGCGATTTTTGACGGCCACGATCCCATGGCTGTTGAATCCCCGGATATGGCTACCCGTGATCCCGCAATAAACCGAATTGATCTCCACACCGGCCATCAACTCCGCTTCTTCCACGGCTTTGCGGATCGACTCCACCGTGGCATCAATGTTGATCACCACCCCCTTGCGCAGCCCTTTGGAAGGGTGGGTGCCGATGCCCACGATGTCCACGCCCCCATCGCTCACTTCCGCCACGATGGCGCAGATCTTCGTGGT
It contains:
- the ftsZ gene encoding cell division protein FtsZ — protein: MFELEESKNIGANLKVVGIGGGGCNAVNTMIQSNLNGVEFIGANTDAQALAACHAPMKIQLGAKLTKGLGAGANPEIGKNATLEDRDRIREILTGADMVFITAGLGGGTGTGGGPILASIAKEAGALTVAVVTKPFLFEGRKRQRQAEEGLKELRKYVDTLIIIPNQRLLNIAGRDMCLLETFRKADEVLLQAVKGISDLITVHGLINLDFADVRTVMSEMGLALMGTGAASGENRAIEAAQRAISSPLLEDITIAGARGILINITGGPDLTLYEVNEASTLVQEEAHEDANIIFGAVIDENLRDEMRVTVIATGFGKADEVEERIPESRTASLEPEKTVVSFNRKESNRDIPAFIRQEKSVESKEKPIRSFRGRIPSNLIEDEYDIPTFLRKQAD
- the ftsA gene encoding cell division protein FtsA, giving the protein MGKKGKRENIVVGLDIGTTKICAIVAEVSDGGVDIVGIGTHPSKGLRKGVVINIDATVESIRKAVEEAELMAGVEINSVYCGITGSHIRGFNSHGIVAVKNREVSESDMKRVIDAARAVAIPMDREIIHVLPQEFIVDEQDGIMEPLGMSGVRLEAKVHIVTGAVTSAQNIIRCCNRTGLEVNDIVLEQLAASDAVLIPDEKELGVALADIGGGTTDLVVFSQGAVRQTAVFGLGGNHLTNDIAVGLRTPLVESEKIKIKYGCALTSMVKKEEMIEVPSVGGRRARVLSRQILAEIIEPRMEEIFTLVHREILKSGYENLIPSGVVLTGGTASLEGLPELVEQIFNLPVRRGYPSGIGGLMDVVNNPMYAAGVGLVLYGRRHRSEGRFKSSDRNFFGKVAQRMKRWFSDFF